The following are encoded in a window of Apteryx mantelli isolate bAptMan1 chromosome 17, bAptMan1.hap1, whole genome shotgun sequence genomic DNA:
- the LOC106487419 gene encoding P2X purinoceptor 2-like, translating to MGGRDCLWALCSYSTPQVVVVRNRRLGTAYRALQLLVLLYFVGYVFIIQKGYQECETSPESSVITKVKGVTQSPSKVWDVGEYVAPPEGGSTFSILTRVEVSPVQTIETCPEVWARPCCMLHGSPHYCSSVTDLSSGPVLKHAVHHCGL from the exons ATGGGCGGCCGCGACTGCCTGTGGGCGCTGTGCAGCTACTCCACGCcgcaggtggtggtggtgaggaACCGGCGCCTCGGCACCGCGTACCGTGCGCTGCAGCTCCTCGTCCTGCTTTACTTCGTCGG GTATGTGTTCATCATTCAGAAGGGCTACCAGGAGTGTGAGACAAGCCCAGAGAGCTCTGTCATCACCAAAGTCAAGGGCGTGACACAGTCACCAAGCAAGGTGTGGGATGTTGGGGAGTATGTGGCCCCCCCTGAG GGTGGGAGCACCTTCAGCATCCTCACACGGGTGGAGGTCAGCCCTGTCCAGACAATAGAGACCTGCCCTGAG GTTTGGGCACGTCCCTGCTGCATGCTGCATGGAAGCCCTCATTACTGCTCCTCAGTCACCGACCTCAGCTCAGGACCTGTCCTTAAGCATGCAGTGCATCACTGTGGATTGTAG